A single Streptomyces sannanensis DNA region contains:
- a CDS encoding homoserine dehydrogenase, whose amino-acid sequence MRTRPLKVALLGCGVVGSEVARIMTTHADDLTARIGAPVELAGVAVRRPSKVREGIDPSLITTDATALVKRGDIDVVVEVIGGIEPARTLITTAFEHGASVVSANKALLAQDGAALHAAAGRHGRDLYYEAAVAGAIPLIRPLRESLAGDKINRVMGIVNGTTNFILDKMDSTGAGYQEALDEATALGYAEADPTADVEGFDAAAKAAILAGIAFHTRVRLDDVYREGMTEVTAADFASAKGMGCTIKLLAICERAADGRSVTARVHPAMIPLSHPLASVREAYNAVFVESEASGRLMFYGPGAGGAPTASAVLGDLVAVCRNKLAGVTGPGESAYSRLPVSSMGEVVTRYHISLDVADKPGVLAQCATVFAEHGVSIDTVRQTGKGGEASLVVVTHRATDAALSGTVEALRQLDTVHGVASIMRVEGE is encoded by the coding sequence ATGCGTACGCGTCCGCTGAAGGTGGCGCTGCTGGGCTGTGGAGTGGTCGGCTCAGAGGTGGCGCGCATCATGACGACGCACGCCGACGACCTCACGGCGAGGATCGGTGCCCCGGTGGAGCTCGCCGGCGTCGCCGTCCGCCGCCCGTCCAAGGTGCGCGAGGGTATCGACCCGTCGCTGATCACCACCGACGCCACGGCGCTCGTCAAACGCGGTGACATCGACGTCGTCGTCGAGGTCATCGGCGGCATCGAGCCCGCCCGCACCCTCATCACCACCGCCTTCGAGCACGGCGCCTCCGTCGTCTCCGCCAACAAGGCGCTGCTCGCCCAGGACGGCGCGGCCCTCCACGCCGCAGCCGGCCGGCACGGCCGGGACCTGTACTACGAGGCCGCCGTGGCCGGCGCCATCCCGCTGATCCGCCCGCTGCGCGAGTCCCTCGCCGGCGACAAGATCAACCGGGTGATGGGCATCGTCAACGGCACCACCAACTTCATCCTCGACAAGATGGACTCCACCGGCGCCGGCTACCAGGAGGCGCTGGACGAGGCCACCGCGCTCGGTTACGCCGAGGCCGACCCGACCGCCGACGTCGAGGGGTTCGACGCCGCCGCCAAGGCCGCGATCCTGGCCGGTATCGCCTTCCACACCCGGGTGCGCCTCGACGACGTCTACCGCGAGGGCATGACCGAGGTCACTGCGGCCGACTTCGCCTCCGCGAAGGGGATGGGCTGCACCATCAAGCTGCTCGCCATCTGCGAGCGCGCCGCCGACGGCCGGTCGGTCACCGCGCGGGTCCACCCGGCGATGATCCCGCTCAGCCACCCGCTCGCCTCTGTCCGCGAGGCGTACAACGCGGTCTTCGTCGAGTCGGAGGCCTCGGGCCGGCTGATGTTCTACGGTCCGGGCGCGGGCGGCGCGCCGACCGCCTCCGCCGTCCTCGGCGACCTGGTCGCGGTCTGCCGCAACAAGCTCGCGGGCGTCACCGGTCCCGGCGAGTCCGCGTACAGCCGGCTGCCCGTGTCCTCCATGGGCGAGGTCGTCACGCGGTACCACATCAGTCTCGACGTGGCCGACAAGCCGGGTGTACTCGCCCAGTGCGCGACGGTCTTCGCCGAGCACGGCGTATCCATCGACACGGTGCGCCAGACGGGCAAGGGTGGCGAGGCCTCCCTTGTCGTCGTCACCCATCGCGCGACCGACGCTGCCCTGTCGGGCACCGTCGAGGCGCTGCGCCAGCTCGACACCGTGCACGGTGTCGCCAGCATCATGCGGGTTGAAGGAGAGTAA
- the lysA gene encoding diaminopimelate decarboxylase: protein MSRSAHPAGPRHADVLPEGHYTAPPADLNVLDEKVWSRTVARNEDGVVTVGGIEVTRLADEFGTPAYFLDETDFRARCRAWADAFGKDADVFYAGKAFLSRAVVRWLREEGLNLDVCSGGELAIALDAGMPADRIAFHGNNKSVAEIERAVKAGVGRIVLDSFQEIVRVAHIAQDLGTRQRVQIRVTVGVEAHTHEFIATAHEDQKFGLALAGGQAAEAVRRAIRLDGLELIGIHSHIGSQIFDMAGFEVAARRVVSLLAEIRDEHGVELPEIDLGGGLGIAYTSDDDPREPHEIAKALTDIVTRECEAAGLATPRISVEPGRAIVGPTAFTLYEVGTVKPLEGLRTYVSVDGGMSDNIRTALYDAEYSVALVSRTSDAEPMLSRVVGKHCESGDIVVKDAFLPADLAPGDLIAVPATGAYCRAMASNYNHALRPPVVAVRDGEARVIVRRETEEDLLRLDVG from the coding sequence ATGAGCCGTTCCGCACACCCCGCCGGGCCCCGTCACGCCGATGTCCTTCCCGAGGGGCACTACACCGCCCCGCCCGCCGACCTCAACGTCCTCGACGAGAAGGTCTGGTCGAGGACGGTCGCGAGGAACGAGGACGGTGTCGTGACCGTCGGCGGGATCGAAGTCACCCGGCTGGCCGACGAGTTCGGCACCCCCGCCTACTTCCTCGACGAGACCGACTTCCGCGCCCGCTGCCGCGCCTGGGCCGATGCCTTCGGCAAGGACGCGGATGTGTTCTACGCCGGGAAGGCCTTTCTCTCCCGGGCAGTCGTGCGCTGGCTGAGGGAAGAGGGGCTGAACCTCGACGTCTGCTCCGGCGGAGAGCTGGCGATCGCTCTCGACGCCGGGATGCCGGCCGACCGCATCGCCTTCCACGGCAACAACAAGTCCGTGGCGGAGATCGAGCGGGCGGTCAAGGCCGGTGTCGGCCGGATCGTGCTGGACTCCTTCCAGGAGATCGTCCGGGTCGCGCACATCGCCCAGGACCTCGGCACGCGTCAGCGTGTTCAGATCCGCGTCACCGTGGGCGTCGAGGCCCACACCCACGAGTTCATCGCCACGGCGCACGAGGACCAGAAGTTCGGGCTGGCGCTGGCCGGCGGCCAGGCCGCGGAGGCCGTCCGCCGTGCGATCCGGCTCGACGGGCTGGAGCTCATCGGTATCCACAGCCACATCGGCTCGCAGATCTTCGACATGGCCGGGTTCGAGGTCGCGGCCCGCCGGGTCGTGTCCCTGCTGGCGGAGATCAGGGACGAGCACGGCGTCGAGCTGCCGGAGATCGACCTCGGTGGCGGTCTCGGTATCGCCTACACGTCGGACGACGATCCGCGCGAGCCGCACGAGATCGCGAAGGCGCTCACCGACATCGTCACCCGTGAGTGTGAAGCCGCGGGGCTGGCGACGCCGCGTATCTCCGTCGAGCCGGGGCGGGCCATCGTCGGCCCGACGGCCTTCACCCTCTACGAGGTCGGCACCGTCAAGCCGCTGGAGGGGCTGCGTACCTACGTGAGCGTGGACGGCGGCATGTCGGACAACATCCGTACGGCGCTGTACGACGCCGAGTACAGCGTCGCCCTCGTCTCGCGCACCTCGGACGCCGAGCCGATGCTCTCGCGTGTCGTCGGCAAGCACTGCGAGAGCGGCGACATCGTGGTCAAGGACGCGTTCCTCCCCGCGGACCTGGCGCCCGGCGATCTGATCGCCGTGCCGGCCACCGGGGCGTACTGCCGTGCCATGGCCAGCAACTACAACCACGCACTTCGCCCGCCCGTCGTCGCCGTGCGCGACGGTGAGGCGCGGGTGATCGTCCGGCGCGAGACGGAGGAGGATCTCCTGCGTCTGGATGTCGGGTAA
- a CDS encoding ATP-binding protein, producing MPEYPTEPWEYCLYIPNDLRAVTISRRTLRLILTMHGLIRLVDTAELLAAELVSNAVRHTKGPAALRVRWSAGVLRLGAWDADPEPPEPPVPLEQVADVEEGRGLGLVRAYADLWGWQLLTRDGNRGKVVWCELAAA from the coding sequence ATGCCTGAATACCCGACCGAACCCTGGGAGTACTGCCTTTACATCCCTAACGACCTGCGCGCCGTCACCATCAGTCGCCGCACCCTCCGCCTCATCCTCACCATGCACGGCCTGATCCGCCTGGTGGACACCGCCGAACTCCTCGCGGCGGAGCTGGTCTCGAACGCCGTACGCCACACCAAGGGCCCGGCCGCACTCCGCGTGCGCTGGTCCGCCGGCGTACTGCGCCTCGGGGCCTGGGACGCCGACCCCGAGCCGCCTGAGCCACCCGTGCCGCTCGAGCAGGTCGCCGACGTGGAGGAAGGGCGGGGGCTGGGGTTGGTCCGGGCGTACGCCGACCTGTGGGGGTGGCAGCTGCTGACGAGAGACGGCAATCGAGGGAAGGTCGTATGGTGCGAGTTGGCGGCCGCGTAA
- the rho gene encoding transcription termination factor Rho: MSDTTDLMGVTADTSVDSAAPAAGAATGTTSRRRRSGTGLEGMVLAELQQVASGLGIRGTARMRKSQLIEVIKEAQAAGGSSAPKTAEAGSGQAETKPKRRATSKARTSEQPAAEKAVAPQQIDIPGQPASDDQPAGERRRRRATAAAGSPETASVATEVKAEPKTEVRTEAPAEAKAEAAADTAEGRRDRRDRGERGERGDRRDRQRDRRDRGKGEEQGGQRQQQGAQQQGQSQRQGGSRAEEELDDFEGGRRGRRGRYRDRRGRRGRDEFGAEPQLAEDDVLIPVAGILDILDNYAFIRTSGYLPGPNDVYVSLAQVRKNGLRKGDHVTGAVRQPKEGERREKFNALVRLDSVNGMAPESGRGRPEFNKLTPLYPQDRLRLETEQGALSTRIIDLVSPIGKGQRGLIVAPPKTGKTMILQAIANAITHNNPECHLMVVLVDERPEEVTDMQRSVKGEVISSTFDRPAEDHTTVAELAIERAKRLVELGHDVVVLLDSITRLGRAYNLAAPASGRILSGGVDSTALYPPKRFFGAARNIEDGGSLTILATALVETGSRMDEVIFEEFKGTGNMELKLDRKLADKRIFPAVDVDASGTRKEEILLNGEELGIVWKLRRVLHALDQQQAIELLLDKMKQTKSNAEFLLQIQKTTPAPNND; the protein is encoded by the coding sequence GTGAGCGACACCACCGATCTGATGGGCGTGACTGCCGACACCAGTGTCGACAGCGCCGCGCCCGCCGCAGGTGCTGCCACTGGCACCACCTCACGGCGCCGCCGCTCCGGCACCGGCCTCGAGGGCATGGTCCTGGCCGAGCTGCAGCAGGTCGCGTCCGGCCTCGGCATCAGGGGCACCGCGCGGATGCGCAAGAGCCAGCTGATCGAGGTCATCAAGGAGGCGCAGGCCGCGGGCGGCTCGTCCGCGCCGAAGACCGCCGAGGCGGGCAGCGGCCAGGCCGAGACCAAGCCGAAGCGCCGTGCCACCTCCAAGGCCCGTACGAGTGAGCAGCCGGCCGCCGAGAAGGCGGTGGCCCCGCAGCAGATCGACATCCCGGGCCAGCCGGCCAGCGACGACCAGCCGGCCGGTGAGCGCCGCCGTCGCCGGGCGACCGCCGCCGCGGGCAGCCCCGAGACCGCCTCCGTGGCCACCGAGGTCAAGGCCGAGCCCAAGACCGAGGTGCGGACCGAGGCGCCCGCCGAGGCCAAGGCCGAGGCCGCCGCCGACACCGCCGAGGGCCGTCGTGACCGCAGGGACCGCGGTGAGCGCGGCGAGCGCGGTGACCGCCGCGACCGTCAGCGCGACCGCCGGGACCGCGGCAAGGGCGAGGAGCAGGGCGGCCAGCGTCAGCAGCAGGGCGCCCAGCAGCAGGGCCAGAGCCAGCGCCAGGGCGGCTCCCGCGCCGAGGAGGAGCTGGACGACTTCGAGGGCGGCCGTCGTGGCCGTCGTGGCCGGTACCGCGACCGTCGTGGCCGTCGTGGCCGTGACGAGTTCGGCGCCGAGCCGCAGCTGGCCGAGGACGACGTCCTGATCCCCGTCGCGGGCATCCTGGACATCCTCGACAACTACGCGTTCATCCGGACCTCCGGCTACCTCCCGGGCCCGAACGACGTGTACGTCTCGCTCGCCCAGGTCCGCAAGAACGGCCTGCGCAAGGGTGACCACGTCACCGGTGCCGTCCGCCAGCCGAAGGAAGGCGAGCGTCGCGAGAAGTTCAACGCGCTCGTCCGCCTGGACTCCGTCAACGGCATGGCGCCCGAATCCGGCCGTGGCCGCCCGGAGTTCAACAAGCTCACCCCGCTCTACCCGCAGGACCGGCTCCGCCTGGAGACCGAGCAGGGTGCGCTGTCGACCCGGATCATCGACCTCGTGTCGCCGATCGGCAAGGGCCAGCGCGGTCTGATCGTGGCCCCGCCGAAGACCGGCAAGACCATGATCCTGCAGGCGATCGCCAACGCGATCACCCACAACAACCCCGAGTGCCACCTGATGGTCGTCCTCGTCGACGAGCGTCCGGAAGAGGTCACCGACATGCAGCGGTCGGTCAAGGGCGAGGTCATCTCCTCGACCTTCGACCGCCCGGCCGAGGACCACACCACGGTCGCCGAGCTGGCCATCGAGCGTGCCAAGCGTCTCGTCGAGCTGGGTCACGACGTGGTCGTCCTGCTGGACTCCATCACCCGTCTGGGCCGTGCGTACAACCTCGCGGCTCCCGCCTCCGGCCGCATCCTGTCCGGTGGTGTCGACTCGACCGCGCTGTACCCGCCGAAGCGCTTCTTCGGTGCCGCGCGCAACATCGAGGACGGCGGCTCGCTGACCATCCTGGCCACCGCGCTGGTCGAGACCGGCTCGCGCATGGACGAGGTGATCTTCGAGGAGTTCAAGGGCACCGGCAACATGGAGCTCAAGCTCGACCGGAAGCTCGCCGACAAGCGCATCTTCCCGGCCGTGGACGTGGACGCCTCCGGCACCCGCAAGGAGGAGATCCTCCTCAACGGCGAGGAGCTGGGCATCGTCTGGAAGCTGCGCCGGGTGCTGCACGCGCTCGACCAGCAGCAGGCGATCGAGCTGCTCCTCGACAAGATGAAGCAGACCAAGTCCAACGCGGAGTTCCTGCTGCAGATCCAGAAGACGACTCCGGCGCCGAACAACGACTGA
- a CDS encoding aldo/keto reductase codes for MRGADTRVVLGPHRSRHERRLLTGALDLGVTAIDTSSSYLGFRSHQILARTAGDLLPRFTVSTKVGYFPGRDGVEHSLDPVRLHAAMERVAEDLGREPDLVFLHNPEHSLREAAPHNRDVLVQACTALDDAAVKGLCAAWGVASWDPSTLLNLIDTTAPRPSALMVRAGLLVGARTLDAADALIKEWDLGDGMVWGMSPFGGSAGAPVWARIDPRVFLRDSSRLSRVQAAFRAAYHFPRVDSVAVGTDEPAHLGELVDALAGEVEERTIEEYRRLLRDRSRDQPA; via the coding sequence GTGCGCGGTGCTGACACCCGAGTTGTCCTCGGGCCACACCGGTCTCGTCACGAACGCCGTCTCCTGACCGGCGCATTGGATCTCGGTGTCACCGCGATCGACACCAGCAGCAGCTACCTCGGCTTCCGCTCGCATCAGATCCTGGCACGGACAGCCGGTGATCTGCTGCCGAGGTTCACGGTCTCCACGAAGGTCGGCTATTTCCCGGGGCGGGACGGGGTGGAGCACTCCCTGGACCCCGTACGGCTGCACGCGGCTATGGAACGGGTGGCCGAGGACCTCGGGCGGGAGCCTGACCTGGTGTTTCTGCACAACCCGGAACACTCGCTCCGCGAAGCCGCCCCGCACAACCGGGACGTGCTCGTCCAGGCGTGCACCGCCCTCGACGACGCTGCGGTGAAGGGGTTGTGCGCCGCCTGGGGTGTCGCGTCCTGGGACCCGTCAACGCTGCTGAATCTGATCGACACGACGGCACCAAGGCCATCGGCCCTCATGGTCCGCGCCGGCCTGCTGGTCGGAGCCAGAACGCTCGATGCCGCTGACGCCCTCATCAAGGAATGGGACCTGGGCGACGGCATGGTGTGGGGGATGAGTCCCTTCGGAGGCAGCGCCGGCGCCCCGGTGTGGGCCAGGATCGACCCGCGCGTCTTCCTACGGGACAGCAGTCGGCTCTCCCGCGTGCAGGCGGCCTTTCGGGCCGCCTATCACTTTCCGCGGGTCGACTCCGTTGCCGTGGGCACCGACGAACCCGCCCATCTGGGCGAACTTGTCGATGCCTTGGCCGGCGAGGTCGAGGAGCGGACCATCGAGGAGTACCGGAGACTCCTTCGTGACCGCTCGCGTGATCAGCCCGCCTGA
- the thrB gene encoding homoserine kinase has product MAGPAFRAAAVRVRVPATSANLGPGFDALGLSLGLYDDVVVRVADSGLHIDIAGEGAETLPRDESHLLVRSMRTAFDLLGGQPRGLEVVCANRIPHGRGLGSSSAAICAGIVAARAVTIGADSRLDDAALLELATEIEGHPDNVAACLLGGFTLAWTEAGSARAIRMDPADSVVPVVFVPGKPVLTETARGLLPRTVPHVDAATNAGRAGLLVEALTRRPELLLPATEDRLHQEYRAPAMPESVALVNRLRADGVPAVISGAGPTVLALTDDSTADKVARLAGEGWAANRLTLDAAGASVLPLGS; this is encoded by the coding sequence ATGGCCGGTCCCGCGTTCCGCGCCGCCGCCGTACGGGTGCGCGTTCCCGCCACCAGCGCCAACCTCGGTCCGGGCTTCGACGCCCTGGGCCTGTCGCTGGGGCTCTATGACGACGTGGTCGTCCGCGTCGCCGATTCCGGCCTGCACATCGACATCGCGGGCGAGGGCGCCGAGACGCTCCCCCGCGACGAGAGCCATCTGCTCGTACGCTCCATGCGCACGGCCTTCGACCTGCTCGGCGGGCAGCCGCGTGGCCTCGAGGTCGTCTGCGCCAACCGCATTCCGCACGGCCGCGGCCTCGGTTCCTCCTCCGCCGCCATCTGCGCCGGCATAGTCGCCGCCCGCGCGGTGACCATAGGCGCCGACAGCAGGCTCGACGACGCCGCGCTGCTGGAGCTCGCCACCGAGATCGAGGGCCACCCCGACAATGTGGCCGCCTGTCTGCTCGGCGGCTTCACCCTCGCGTGGACCGAGGCGGGCTCGGCCCGCGCGATCAGAATGGATCCCGCGGACTCCGTCGTTCCGGTGGTCTTCGTGCCGGGCAAGCCGGTACTGACGGAGACCGCGCGCGGCCTGCTGCCGCGTACGGTCCCGCATGTGGACGCCGCCACCAACGCCGGACGGGCGGGACTGCTCGTGGAGGCTCTGACCCGGCGCCCCGAGCTGCTGCTGCCGGCCACCGAGGACCGGCTGCACCAGGAATACCGCGCTCCCGCGATGCCGGAGAGCGTGGCTCTGGTCAACCGTCTGCGCGCGGACGGCGTCCCCGCGGTCATCAGCGGCGCCGGCCCGACGGTGCTCGCGCTGACCGACGACAGCACCGCCGACAAGGTCGCGCGACTGGCGGGCGAGGGATGGGCGGCAAACCGGCTCACTCTGGACGCCGCGGGGGCGAGTGTGCTGCCGCTCGGTTCGTAG
- a CDS encoding response regulator, translated as MSGASGRVLVVDDNKVIRQLIRVNLELEGFEVVTAGDGAECLDVVHRVSPDVITLDVVMPRLDGVRTAARLRSDPRTRHLPLALVSACTTHEVESGFAAGVNAFLAKPFEPTELVRLVRRLMARERSAPGGGGRQGAEAGRAGGTCG; from the coding sequence GTGTCGGGCGCGTCCGGCCGGGTCCTGGTTGTGGACGACAACAAGGTCATCCGGCAGTTGATCAGGGTCAACCTTGAGCTGGAGGGCTTCGAGGTCGTGACCGCGGGCGACGGTGCCGAGTGTCTGGACGTCGTGCACCGGGTGTCTCCCGATGTGATCACGCTGGATGTGGTGATGCCGCGGCTCGACGGGGTGCGTACCGCCGCCCGGCTGCGGTCGGATCCGCGGACGCGGCATCTGCCGCTGGCGCTCGTCAGCGCGTGCACGACGCACGAGGTGGAGAGCGGGTTCGCCGCGGGGGTGAACGCGTTTCTGGCGAAGCCCTTCGAGCCGACCGAGCTGGTGCGGCTGGTGCGGCGGCTGATGGCGCGGGAGCGGTCGGCTCCGGGTGGGGGAGGGCGGCAGGGCGCCGAGGCCGGGCGGGCGGGGGGTACGTGCGGGTGA
- the nrtL gene encoding ArgS-related anticodon-binding protein NrtL, with protein MTPAELSRTVLHAVRRAVGEGVLDAPVPERVVVERSRPGGLGDYASGVALKLAGPAGRPPREVAELLRTKIAGAPGVDRVEITGPGFLNFVLARESDGRLVRAVLAQGMRYGHGDALAGTYVRFAPGAELRARIVTEAVVALLRTQGADAEIAENGDTGEEVRVVPAPRDGVALDADALRWALLRAAAHDRPQADGRLLVQSESNPLFKVRYAYARTRALARNAHDLGFAAAYEQEIDAPDLLAALRDHPAVLEAAARHRAPDRPARHLEVVADAFLAFQHTVLPIGDEKPSAAHRSRLALAEAAGTVLAGGLSLLGVSAPEHL; from the coding sequence GTGACCCCCGCAGAGCTCTCCCGTACCGTGCTGCACGCAGTGCGCCGCGCGGTCGGCGAGGGCGTGCTGGATGCTCCCGTGCCCGAGCGGGTCGTGGTGGAGCGGTCCAGGCCGGGTGGGCTCGGGGACTATGCGAGCGGGGTGGCGCTGAAGCTGGCCGGGCCCGCGGGGCGGCCCCCGCGAGAGGTCGCCGAGCTGCTGCGTACGAAGATCGCAGGTGCGCCCGGGGTCGACCGGGTGGAGATCACCGGGCCCGGGTTTCTGAATTTCGTACTGGCCAGGGAGTCGGACGGCCGGCTGGTACGGGCCGTGCTGGCGCAGGGGATGCGGTACGGGCACGGGGACGCGCTCGCCGGTACGTACGTGAGGTTCGCGCCGGGTGCGGAGCTCCGGGCGCGGATCGTCACCGAGGCCGTGGTCGCGTTGCTGCGTACGCAAGGGGCCGACGCCGAGATCGCGGAGAACGGGGACACCGGGGAAGAAGTACGGGTCGTGCCGGCTCCCCGGGACGGCGTGGCGCTGGACGCCGACGCCCTTCGCTGGGCGCTGCTGCGCGCCGCCGCCCATGACCGGCCGCAGGCCGACGGCCGGCTTCTGGTGCAGTCCGAGAGCAATCCGCTCTTCAAGGTGCGGTATGCCTACGCCCGTACCAGGGCCCTCGCCAGGAATGCGCACGACCTCGGGTTCGCGGCCGCGTACGAGCAGGAGATCGACGCCCCGGACCTGCTCGCCGCCCTTCGCGATCACCCCGCCGTCCTGGAGGCCGCTGCCCGGCACCGGGCGCCCGACCGGCCGGCCCGGCATCTCGAAGTCGTCGCCGACGCCTTCCTCGCCTTCCAGCACACCGTGCTGCCCATCGGGGACGAGAAACCCTCGGCCGCCCACCGTTCCCGGCTCGCCCTCGCCGAAGCCGCCGGGACGGTGCTGGCCGGCGGCCTGTCCCTGCTCGGCGTCAGCGCACCCGAACACCTCTGA
- a CDS encoding DUF397 domain-containing protein, giving the protein MPPAGGTRRWRASTFSGGNNECVEVAANIPGLIPVRDSKRPTGPVIAFGPRAWNAFITHVS; this is encoded by the coding sequence GTGCCCCCCGCCGGGGGCACTCGCCGGTGGCGAGCCAGCACCTTCAGCGGTGGCAACAACGAGTGCGTCGAGGTCGCCGCCAACATCCCCGGCCTCATCCCCGTGCGGGACAGCAAGCGCCCCACCGGCCCCGTGATCGCCTTCGGCCCGCGTGCCTGGAACGCGTTCATCACGCACGTGAGCTGA
- a CDS encoding DUF397 domain-containing protein — protein sequence MMTPHTWQKSSYSGGGQGDACVEVAHRHTHIAIRDSKAPARAALSFPTGAFTTFIEALKGDAYSTMTDFTRFRG from the coding sequence ATGATGACCCCCCATACCTGGCAAAAGTCGTCCTACTCCGGCGGTGGCCAGGGCGACGCCTGCGTGGAGGTTGCACATCGCCACACCCACATAGCCATCCGCGACTCGAAGGCCCCGGCCAGGGCCGCCCTCTCCTTCCCGACCGGAGCCTTCACCACCTTCATCGAGGCCCTGAAGGGCGACGCGTACTCCACGATGACGGACTTCACCAGGTTCCGAGGCTGA
- a CDS encoding helix-turn-helix transcriptional regulator: MPPRLQPTARQVRLGAELRKLRDAAGLRAREAAALLGSNSVQMSHIESGIAGVSEERVRRLAAHYSCTDEGLLSALVTMATERTRGWWDEYRDLLPQPFLDLAELEHHASYRWDVDFLHVPGLLQTEDYALALFSYVNPEFPKSDVERWVEHRMKRTVIIERPDPIPYETVIHEAALRIRVGDRAAARAQLARVLELSEADHVTVRVIPFDLDGFAGAGSAMVYAGGPVPKLDTVVRDGPNGPAFIDAEAQLGRYRTLFRRVEAASLEPERSRDLILRMTKEL, encoded by the coding sequence ATGCCGCCCAGACTGCAACCGACGGCACGTCAGGTTCGTCTGGGTGCTGAATTGCGCAAACTACGTGACGCCGCAGGGCTCAGGGCCCGTGAGGCCGCCGCGCTGCTCGGGTCCAACTCGGTCCAGATGAGTCACATCGAGTCCGGGATTGCGGGCGTCAGCGAGGAACGCGTACGGCGTCTTGCCGCTCATTACAGCTGCACGGACGAGGGGTTGCTCTCAGCGCTGGTGACCATGGCGACTGAACGAACGCGCGGCTGGTGGGATGAGTACCGCGATCTACTGCCCCAGCCGTTCCTCGACCTCGCCGAGTTGGAGCACCACGCCAGCTACCGGTGGGACGTGGACTTCCTGCACGTCCCAGGCCTATTGCAGACCGAGGACTACGCCCTGGCCCTCTTCTCGTACGTGAACCCGGAATTCCCGAAGAGCGATGTGGAGCGCTGGGTGGAACACCGGATGAAGCGCACAGTCATCATCGAACGGCCCGACCCGATCCCGTATGAGACGGTGATCCACGAGGCAGCGCTGCGCATCAGGGTCGGCGACCGAGCCGCAGCACGGGCTCAGCTCGCCCGCGTCCTGGAACTCTCTGAAGCCGACCACGTCACCGTACGCGTCATCCCCTTCGACCTGGACGGCTTCGCCGGAGCAGGAAGCGCCATGGTGTACGCAGGTGGTCCGGTCCCCAAACTGGACACCGTCGTGCGTGACGGACCCAATGGCCCTGCGTTCATCGACGCCGAAGCCCAACTCGGCCGCTACCGAACGCTCTTCCGTAGGGTAGAAGCGGCATCGCTCGAACCCGAGCGTTCGCGTGACCTCATCCTCCGGATGACGAAGGAGCTGTGA
- the thrC gene encoding threonine synthase, with product MTTHQWRGIIEEYRDRLPVTDTTPVVTLREGGTPLVPAQVLSERTGCEVHLKVEGANPTGSFKDRGMTMAISKAKEEGAKAVICASTGNTSASAAAYAVRAGMVCAVLVPQGKIAFGKMGQALVHGARILQVDGNFDDCLTLARSLSENYPVALVNSVNPVRIEGQKTAAFEIVDMLGDAPDIHVLPVGNAGNITAYWKGYTEYAADGVSTKRPRMWGFQASGSAPIVRGEVVKDPSTIATAIRIGNPASWQYALAARDESGGLIDEVTDRQILSAYRLLAAQEGVFVEPASAASVAGLLKAAELGKVDPGQRIVCTVTGNGLKDPDWAVAGAPQPVTVPVDAAAAAQRLGLV from the coding sequence ATGACCACACACCAGTGGCGGGGAATCATCGAGGAGTATCGCGACCGGCTTCCGGTGACGGACACGACGCCGGTGGTCACGCTCCGCGAGGGCGGTACGCCGCTCGTGCCCGCGCAGGTGCTCTCCGAGCGCACGGGCTGCGAGGTCCACCTCAAGGTCGAGGGTGCCAACCCCACCGGTTCCTTCAAGGACCGCGGTATGACCATGGCCATCTCCAAGGCCAAGGAGGAGGGTGCCAAGGCGGTCATCTGCGCCTCCACCGGCAACACTTCCGCTTCCGCCGCCGCGTACGCGGTACGGGCCGGAATGGTCTGCGCCGTTCTGGTGCCCCAGGGTAAGATCGCGTTCGGCAAGATGGGCCAGGCGCTGGTGCACGGCGCCCGTATCCTCCAGGTCGACGGCAACTTCGACGACTGCCTGACGCTTGCCCGTTCGCTGTCCGAGAACTACCCGGTGGCGCTGGTTAATTCGGTTAACCCGGTGCGTATCGAGGGCCAGAAGACCGCGGCGTTCGAGATCGTCGACATGCTCGGCGACGCGCCCGACATCCATGTGCTGCCCGTCGGCAACGCCGGCAACATCACGGCGTACTGGAAGGGTTACACCGAATACGCGGCCGACGGCGTCTCCACGAAGAGGCCGCGCATGTGGGGCTTCCAGGCTTCCGGTTCCGCGCCGATCGTGCGCGGCGAGGTCGTCAAGGACCCGTCGACCATCGCCACCGCGATCCGTATCGGCAACCCGGCGTCCTGGCAGTACGCGTTGGCCGCGCGGGACGAATCGGGCGGCCTCATCGACGAGGTGACGGACCGCCAGATCCTCTCCGCCTACCGGCTGTTGGCCGCCCAGGAGGGCGTCTTCGTGGAGCCCGCCTCCGCCGCGTCCGTCGCCGGCCTGCTCAAGGCGGCCGAGCTGGGCAAGGTCGACCCGGGCCAGCGGATCGTCTGCACGGTCACCGGAAACGGCCTCAAGGACCCGGACTGGGCGGTCGCCGGAGCGCCCCAGCCGGTCACGGTGCCGGTCGACGCGGCTGCCGCCGCGCAGCGCCTCGGCCTCGTGTAA